One window of Vicia villosa cultivar HV-30 ecotype Madison, WI unplaced genomic scaffold, Vvil1.0 ctg.000794F_1_1, whole genome shotgun sequence genomic DNA carries:
- the LOC131631223 gene encoding F-box/LRR-repeat protein At4g14103-like isoform X1, giving the protein MHSGSLTSCASAGRHENEHSKRRKSREGQDMISNLPDFIIAHILSFLPTKFAVCTSVLSWRWIYMWTFVTKLSFNDKELPFSYPRESEKTRFMNFVYRVLLHLNSASIKEFSLEISQNLDSYHINQWISAVSNKSVKKISIWSLYGCNLSSYPLLKCQSLEKLVLKTMDRFIIKVSTLVRLSSLTVLNLIGVTFTCYGSNEPKELTLNLPVLRKFKILRCTWLNVKSVTVEAPLLEVVSLSYNESLADIKFCVLHLKKFYYCGKTSAETVVLDAEIDSTNIELLNLKEENVEETFICQLLRINAKCLKLYLETDWENFVGLQHYLDDIPAFGMLRYLEVNSVPAEVLLGLLLKSPCLETLVFQMTDFDKELSDSAIVPDCFLSTLKEVEFENISGYKWELNFAKFVMENACVLEKISFSFSDKLQGLELEKVKEKLVLIETSCNIVFIEYV; this is encoded by the exons ATGCACTCGGGTTCTTTAACCTCGTGTGCATCTGCAGGTAGACACGAGAATGAGCATTCTAAGAGGCGAAAATCCCGCGAAGGTCAAGATATGATAAGCAACCTACCTGATTTTATTATTGCTCACATTCTTTCCTTTCTTCCTACTAAATTTGCAGTTTGTACTAGTGTTTTATCATGGAGGTGGATATACATGTGGACATTTGTCACAAAACTAAGCTTTAATGACAAGGAGCTTCCTTTTTCTTATCCCCGTGAGAGCGAAAAAACCCGCTTTATGAACTTTGTATATAGGGTACTTCTTCATTTGAATAGTGCTAGCATCAAAGAATTTTCTCTTGAAATTTCACAAAACCTTGACTCCTACCATATCAATCAGTGGATATCTGCTGTTTCAAATAAGAGCGTAAAAAAGATTAGTATTTGGTCATTGTATGGGTGTAACCTTTCTTCTTATCCCCTTTTGAAATGCCAATCCTTGGAGAAGTTGGTGCTAAAGACGATGGATAGGTTTATCATCAAAGTTTCAACTCTTGTTCGTCTTTCATCCCTCACAGTCCTGAACTTGATAGGAGTCACATTTACTTGTTACGGTTCTAATGAACCGAAAGAGTTAACCCTTAATTTACCGGTTCTTAGAAAGTTTAAGATATTGAGGTGCACTTGGTTAAATGTAAAAAGTGTCACTGTAGAAGCGCCTCTACTTGAAGTGGTTTCACTATCATATAATGAGTCACTTGCTGATATTAAGTTTTGTGTTCTGCATCTTAAGAAATTCTATTATTGCGGTAAGACATCAGCAGAGACAGTTGTGCTTGATGCGGAGATTGATTCTACTAATATTGAGCTACTCAATTTAAAGGAGGAGAATGTGGAAGAGACTTTTATTTGCCAACTTCTTAGAATTAATGCAAAGTGTTTAAAGCTTTACCTGGAAACCGACTGGGAG AATTTTGTAGGATTGCAACATTATTTAGATGATATTCCTGCATTTGGGATGTTGAGATATCTTGAGGTAAACTCTGTTCCTGCAGAAGTTTTGTTAGGCTTACTATTAAAATCACCGTGTTTGGAGACTCTAGTTTTCCAG ATGACAGATTTTGATAAAGAACTGTCTGATTCTGCAATTGTGCCTGACTGTTTTCTATCTACTCTTAAAGAGGTAGAATTTGAAAACATTTCTGGTTATAAGTGGGAGTTAAATTTTGCCAAATTTGTGATGGAAAATGCTTGTGTATTGGAGAAGATTAGTTTCTCATTTTCTGATAAGTTGCAAGGCTTGGAATTGGAAAAAGTTAAAGAGAAACTAGTTTTAATTGAGACAAGTTGTAACATAGTGTTTATAGAATATGTATAA
- the LOC131631223 gene encoding FBD-associated F-box protein At4g10400-like isoform X2: MHSGSLTSCASAGRHENEHSKRRKSREGQDMISNLPDFIIAHILSFLPTKFAVCTSVLSWRWIYMWTFVTKLSFNDKELPFSYPRESEKTRFMNFVYRVLLHLNSASIKEFSLEISQNLDSYHINQWISAVSNKSVKKISIWSLYGCNLSSYPLLKCQSLEKLVLKTMDRFIIKVSTLVRLSSLTVLNLIGVTFTCYGSNEPKELTLNLPVLRKFKILRCTWLNVKSVTVEAPLLEVVSLSYNESLADIKFCVLHLKKFYYCGKTSAETVVLDAEIDSTNIELLNLKEENVEETFICQLLRINAKCLKLYLETDWENFVGLQHYLDDIPAFGMLRYLEMTDFDKELSDSAIVPDCFLSTLKEVEFENISGYKWELNFAKFVMENACVLEKISFSFSDKLQGLELEKVKEKLVLIETSCNIVFIEYV; the protein is encoded by the exons ATGCACTCGGGTTCTTTAACCTCGTGTGCATCTGCAGGTAGACACGAGAATGAGCATTCTAAGAGGCGAAAATCCCGCGAAGGTCAAGATATGATAAGCAACCTACCTGATTTTATTATTGCTCACATTCTTTCCTTTCTTCCTACTAAATTTGCAGTTTGTACTAGTGTTTTATCATGGAGGTGGATATACATGTGGACATTTGTCACAAAACTAAGCTTTAATGACAAGGAGCTTCCTTTTTCTTATCCCCGTGAGAGCGAAAAAACCCGCTTTATGAACTTTGTATATAGGGTACTTCTTCATTTGAATAGTGCTAGCATCAAAGAATTTTCTCTTGAAATTTCACAAAACCTTGACTCCTACCATATCAATCAGTGGATATCTGCTGTTTCAAATAAGAGCGTAAAAAAGATTAGTATTTGGTCATTGTATGGGTGTAACCTTTCTTCTTATCCCCTTTTGAAATGCCAATCCTTGGAGAAGTTGGTGCTAAAGACGATGGATAGGTTTATCATCAAAGTTTCAACTCTTGTTCGTCTTTCATCCCTCACAGTCCTGAACTTGATAGGAGTCACATTTACTTGTTACGGTTCTAATGAACCGAAAGAGTTAACCCTTAATTTACCGGTTCTTAGAAAGTTTAAGATATTGAGGTGCACTTGGTTAAATGTAAAAAGTGTCACTGTAGAAGCGCCTCTACTTGAAGTGGTTTCACTATCATATAATGAGTCACTTGCTGATATTAAGTTTTGTGTTCTGCATCTTAAGAAATTCTATTATTGCGGTAAGACATCAGCAGAGACAGTTGTGCTTGATGCGGAGATTGATTCTACTAATATTGAGCTACTCAATTTAAAGGAGGAGAATGTGGAAGAGACTTTTATTTGCCAACTTCTTAGAATTAATGCAAAGTGTTTAAAGCTTTACCTGGAAACCGACTGGGAG AATTTTGTAGGATTGCAACATTATTTAGATGATATTCCTGCATTTGGGATGTTGAGATATCTTGAG ATGACAGATTTTGATAAAGAACTGTCTGATTCTGCAATTGTGCCTGACTGTTTTCTATCTACTCTTAAAGAGGTAGAATTTGAAAACATTTCTGGTTATAAGTGGGAGTTAAATTTTGCCAAATTTGTGATGGAAAATGCTTGTGTATTGGAGAAGATTAGTTTCTCATTTTCTGATAAGTTGCAAGGCTTGGAATTGGAAAAAGTTAAAGAGAAACTAGTTTTAATTGAGACAAGTTGTAACATAGTGTTTATAGAATATGTATAA
- the LOC131631250 gene encoding F-box/kelch-repeat protein At3g23880-like — protein sequence MSMASTTPLLSRKRPQPTLRPPLLRWEQPQPTLRSPLPPQPTLTPMDLPFDLVKEILCRLPAKHLLQLCCVCKSWNSLISADSNFAKKHLRLSNSLQDRHHLIQTITDSSPLPEVLLSQSPISSIFSSASTFRVAQFRYSLEEILNTGTGASTCDGIICFRIDNSIAVLCNPCIRKFKILPPLKFPHQSGDRIAYTLVYDRFIRSYKVIAVKSSRNGKTVELNIHTLGTDCWKRIQNFPAPLYLATRGVFVNDSVNWLAYAGIGVVPPIVSFDLENESYQMLSLPGDVLQLKTLIIFILGTLSGCLSLLFNQRDGDGFSEVWIMKEYGNENSWIKLFTVPQTDFGPYLRAIYISEDDKVLMECVKSGKNSLVVYDPISNTCEIPKFQNRNQGEMTSQPHIESDVKIFTSGIYVESLISPL from the coding sequence ATGTCAATGGCCAGTACAACGCCGCTTCTATCGAGGAAACGACCTCAGCCAACCCTAAGACCACCGCTTCTACGGTGGGAACAACCCCAACCAACCTTAAGATCGCCACTTCCACCTCAACCAACCCTAACACCAATGGATCTTCCGTTCGATCTGGTGAAAGAAATACTGTGCAGACTTCCCGCGAAGCACCTCCTTCAACTCTGCTGCGTCTGCAAGTCATGGAATTCTCTTATCTCTGCAGATTCCAACTTCGCCAAGAAGCACCTTCGGTTGTCAAACTCCCTCCAGGACCGCCACCATCTCATCCAAACCATTACCGATTCTTCACCTTTACCTGAGGTCCTTCTTTCACAGTCCCCAATCTCCTCCATCTTCAGCTCCGCATCCACTTTCAGAGTAGCACAGTTCAGGTATTCTCTAGAAGAGATTCTTAACACAGGTACTGGAGCTTCCACTTGTGATGGCATCATATGTTTTAGAATAGATAATTCTATTGCTGTTTTGTGTAACCCTTGCATTAGAAAATTCAAGATACTGCCTCCTTTGAAATTCCCACACCAGAGTGGCGATAGAATCGCGTATACCCTAGTGTATGATCGTTTCATCCGAAGTTATAAAGTCATTGCGGTTAAATCCTCGCGCAATGGCAAAACGGTAGAGTTGAACATTCATACTTTGGGTACAGATTGTTGGAAAAGGATTCAAAACTTTCCAGCTCCTCTGTATTTGGCTACACGTGGAGTATTTGTGAATGACTCTGTTAATTGGTTGGCATATGCTGGTATTGGTGTAGTACcgcccattgtttcttttgatttggAGAATGAGTCTTATCAAATGCTTTCGCTGCCGGGCGATGTTCTGCAACTCAAAactcttattatttttatcttaggGACATTGAGCGGTTGTTTGTCCCTTCTTTTTAACCAGAGGGACGGGGACGGGTTTTCTGAAGTTTGGATTATGAAGGAATATGGAAACGAAAATTCTTGGATTAAATTGTTTACTGTTCCTCAAACTGATTTTGGGCCCTATCTCAGGGCAATATATATTTCAGAAGATGACAAAGTGTTGATGGAGTGTGTGAAGAGTGGGAAAAATAGTTTGGTAGTTTATGATCCCATAAGTAATACTTGTGAGATTCCTAAATTTCAAAACCGCAATCAAGGTGAGATGACATCGCAACCGCATATAGAAAGCGATGTTAAGATTTTTACATCAGGAATCTATGTTGAGAGTTTAATATCACCGTTGTAG